TCACTgcccactttaataggaacacctgtgcccCTGCTCAGTAACGCAATtatcccatcagccaatcatgtggcatttTTGAACGTTTTTGATATTGTTTTACATTCACAGAATCACCACAGGACTAAAAATGACCAGGTAGCCACTCATATAATAGGTGGTCAGCCAGTGAATGGGCAAATAAATGCAGGTAAAGCTGGATGTGTCTCATAAACAGGCAATTGGTTTTATATAATGTCACCTAAAcattaactaattaaaaatactctttttcatattttcattttcatcctccAACCCTTCAATAACAATTTCTGTCAGATGTCTCATTAGTATTTAACTACTTCAAGTTTTGCACATATCATGTTTTACACATAGGCATCATGGGATTCAGGAATACTGCAGATTGAACAGCGTTTCACACGTTTGATAAATGATCTAATTATCTCTAAAAAGTGCAATCAGTTTTGCAGGAATCAAGTAAACAGTTTTGCAGTAGGTcaagtttatttaaattcagttttatttctgaaaagaagaagaagaaaaaaaaatccagtgctCTACTGACAGCAATGCTGCTAAGGCTCAAAGGAAGTCTGTTAATCATGGATACAGATATGTCTGAGATCTCATACAGTGGGAGTTGGGATTATCCACACagaaatatgttattaaaaataacaataaaaatgttgaGATTCAAATAAGCTGAAAGTCATGTTTAAAGGCTTTGTATTTTTGCAAATAATGTACCAATGAACTTTCATATGCTTCGTGTTGCTTTTGTGCTGCCTGACATGCTTAGAGTTATCGTTTAAATTGCCAGAGTCTGCTAGTGACATTTCCTGTGCAGAAGGGAAAGGCAAAGTGACACAGAGAAATGATTCTGACAGGAAATGTACCTCTTCCTGTCCTGCACAATTCAGCTAAACTTCCCTTGAGCTAAATTTATTAGAGTCCAGTGGCATGTTTGTATCATGCCTCTAACCATACTtttcacatatattttttttggcttatcACAGATAGGTTAGTAAATGTCCAGTGCTTTCTGAAGCACTTCAGAAACAGCAGGCATCAGTCTGTACGCGTAGTCTCTGAGACGTGTGTCCCGTATGTGGTAATGTGTTATCACATCTTTCCTTGTAACGTTCCTCAGGTGATACATGCGGGCAATCTCATGGTCCACTCTGACACTACCCTTAATGGACTGCAAAAAGCCATGGACCATAGTCTTAAACACTAAACGAGGATTTACAATGACTTTGAAATCATTGAACTTTGTAGGATCATTGTTTAACCTATAGACATATTCTAAAATGTTTACTCCCATAACCTTCTTCCAAGAGTCTGGTGAATATTCAGGTCTTGGATGCCTtatggaaagaggaaaaaagttaTTCTCAAACTCAAAGCCCACCTCCTGATTGTATTTCCTCTCCAATTCAGGCAGGAGCTCTTTCCAGTTGTTTAAATTCATAGGGAGGATGAATTCATCCAAGTCTTGCAGAGCCACATAGTGACTCTGGTACATGTAACGATACACACAGTCATTGAGCGCCGCAATTTGCCCGAAGTAGTGCAGCTCCCCTGGTGAGACTGACTTCTGCCAGCCTCTGGACACATTAATGTAGGATGCTACACTCCAGGGGATGATCTCCACAAAGTTCTGCCCGATGTAGTAATCCAGGACCTTCTGTGTAACAGGATGGCAGCTGGTTTTGTAAATAGCTACCTTCTGGACACCGAGTATCTTGAACATCTCCATGGCCTGCACAAGCTCCAGCACATTGTCATAATCATACATGACAGAAATGCAAACTGTAAAATCGTAAGGAAagtctttcttttcctctcctaACAGGTTGGAATGCGCGTATGTCCTGCAAGGATCCATCCTCTTTAGGTGATTGTGAAGTGATCGCCACATGTGTCGGTGTTGTACATGTTTCCGGTACTTGGCAGGTAACATCAGCTGTGCCGTATTCAAACCCAAAGTGATCAGAGTGAATGCTGTAATTCGCAGATACGGACACATTCTTTCCACTGCAGCACAGCAAGCAGTGATACTCTGCGTTTTCACTACGAAGCATTATAGTGATTGTCCATATCATTTTCACCTCCTGTCGGTGCTCCATGTAGGAGCCAACCATATATGTTTTAAGATTGTTGACTTTAATGATTGGGTCATTTTGTACTGGCACGCCACATGCCATGTGTGGATGCTTCTTTTTCCAGTGAGGGTAAAAGGCAGTGGGCctgtatttattcataatttttaTTCCAGTGAGGAAATAAAAGATATACATGAGCACAAAAAAGATAATTGTGATGAAGAGGATCTTTAGAAAAACAAACTGCTGTGAGACTTGTGCTGccctgtaaagaaaaaaaaaaaaaaaaaaaacgactgtTAAACTTAAGCAGTCTACCTACAACGGAAGGACAAGCTTTGAGGATGATGAGATACACATTCTGGATAGAGAAGGCAACTGGTTTGAAAGAGGCTCAAAGGACTCAGACTTCCTGACGTTTACTCTTTCAGCTCTCTGGACCCTGTTGTCATTTCAATCTTATGAAGCTAAGGTGTAAATCAAAGAAGGAAGCCCCTAGGTATTCAAACTGTGGGTCATACCCAAGGAATTGCAGGGCTAGGGGCATGTGTGAAGGGCGAGATGGAAAATACctaaaactatttaaaagaCTAAATCAGTCCTGAGAACCTTTATGCAGGAGCTTTATGCAATATTAACACTGGAATATGCTGGAACATATGTCATAATATGCCAAAAGAGTAgtctttttataataaaaatgtcagataagcctttctttcttcccttgtttgtttgtttgtttgtttgttttccccatttttctcACCTGCCAGTTCATACCCAATAGCCAGCTAACAGAGTGCTCCCTCTGAGAAATATAAAGCCAGCTAACTGCATCTGCTGAGTCACAGGGCAGTGCGTCACATCCCGAGGAAAGTGCTACTGCACTCTTCCCCATATATGATCTCACAGATGCCTGCAAATTTGCTAGTATCTTTGTGATTGACAGTGGACAGAGAGTAAAGCATTGTTCCCACTCAGAGATCACGGCTAATTTTCCTCCCTTGTCTCCCAGCTGTGGATGGCTCTGGCATCGAACCTGACACTCGACAATAGGCAAATGCTTTACTGTTGTGCCACTTGCGAGGCCTGCCTTTGCTCTCCTGTGCTGGTCAGACATGTTCAAACagtttgagcagcagatcaatAATGAGGGACTATGTATTATTCTTCTTCAGGGTTGTACTCTGCACTGCTCTACATCTTTGCAAAAgttctttaaaatgcatttatggcaaacaacaaaacacattctgtaaaaaaaataattttttttaaacaaagaaaaaaatttaactgtATTCAAACCCCTCATCTGGGTCCTGAATGATCATTAATAGGCTAAACAAAGACCTGCACAGATAACCGTTAGAGCAACCAGCTCAGTCATGCCAAGCCATGTTAGCTTCATAGCCAAATGAATGCACATTTGGTAAATGAAAGTTACAGATGTGCCAGGCAAATGGTAAGTGACAGATGTGCCAGGCAAAAAAAAGTACTGCACAAATAAGTACTGCACAAATGTGTTTGATTTATAATGAACTGTCTGAATCACGTTTGGCAAACGATTTGGGTGCAGTGGCGTGGAgcaacatatacagtatacatccACAAAAAGTGGGCTTTAGGAATTAACACAGGATTTTTAAGGCTTCACTGGAAATTGGCACCTTGTTTACACTATGAGTGGGTCCCAGGCAGTGCTAACCTAGGCAGGTCCAAAAATACTACTACAGTATCAGATTAAAAGTAGTTAAATGAATGCTTTATATGCATATATTGTGCATAAACTTATGCACAGGTAATGCTTTGACACAGAATGACTCATAAATGTAGTAAGACTTAAAACTCCACTCAAGAATTCTGGATTCAGACAATCTGGCATGATAGTATGATGGCTGCAATCATTAAGGACCATAAATTACTATTATTTGGTAGGAGCAGTTGTCATACGCAATCCTGACAGTAGGGGGTGGGTCAGGACCTCTTCACTGTGTAAACTGCATAAACATTCTTCTCTTAAAAGATTCTGCATTGATGCACAAAACATTATCATACGCTTTACATAGGcttactgaaaactgaaaaaatattaagCTATAAGATGGGGTTGTCATTAATATATCAATTTAGGACAAGCATACAATATGAAACTGTATTTAGTGccacagacagaaagaatatAGTAGTATGTACACTATACATTCATTCTGCATCATCCACAGAATGTGTATTTTTcccttttaaagaaaatcacaaagcaATATCATAGTTATATTGTATTGTGAAGATtaagaagatttatttatttacccacagTAATGTTGCTCAGGTTTAAAATACaacatcatatatcatatcatcatataGATTTATGTTATCTCAATTAGGCAGTTAGTTCTAATGCTTAAGTGTTATTGGGGAAATTTCACTGCACTTCACCATTGGAACACACTTAAATTTTAAAGGGAATTAGAAGAGCCTATTTAACTGGATATCACCCAACCAGAATTCTtgataatgtattaatttgAACCTAAATCCTCCTTGGATCATTCTTCGCCAGGTTACAGAGACATCTATAGTTTGTCCACTGCAGCAAGAGGAAAATTGCTGAATTAATAATAAGGCCTCCAAATGAGTTTTAAACACATGATGGAGTTCCTCAGCtgttcatggcatggattccacaaagtgttgaaaacattcctttgaaattctggtccatgttTGCATGATggcatcacataattgctgcagatttgttgGCTGCACATTCATTTACCCATCTAAAAAGGTGCTCTCCTGGATTCACATCTGATGACTGGGCAGGCcattgaagtacactgaactcattgtcatgttcatggaaccagttaaAGACAACTTTTGCTTGGTGATATAgcacattatcatgctggaagtagccgttataagatgggtaaattgtggccataaagggatgcacatggtcagcaacaatactcagatagaCTATGGCACCTGATCAatgcttgacctgtatctgcatgattgtatgtatcacactgctgccacatgatcagctgactggataactgcataaatgatcaGGTGTTCAgatgttccttttaaagtggaTGGTCACTGCATTGAACGTTAATATACTGTGCTTTCATACATGGCTACAAAACGGCAAACCTGCAAAGTAATGTACTATGAGGTGAAAAGGGTGTGCTGAAAGGTTGTGGTACTATGAGGTGAAATGAGAGTGTATATAATTCTGAAGAAGAATCCAAGAGGTCACTGCAATGTaccacaataataatagtagaagtagtaaAAGTTCAgcatagtacacaaagtttccagagaagcAAGATGTTTTGGACAAAATCTTTCATCATTTGTGAAAGCTAAGTGTTTCTGGAGCAGTATGTAGGAAGTAAAACCAGTAGATATTTGAAATGTCTGATGTAAGTTAAGAATTTACGTCACATCAACCTGTCCAAAACATCCTGCTTCTCTGGAAACGTTGTGTACAATGCTGTACTTTTACTACTTCTACATATATTTCAGAAATTGGATGAattatgaaagaaaaactgTTTGGAAGCTGATAACCATGcccctgctggaaaaaaaaaaccctcatagaattcgtaatggttttaatggttatgacaggaattgtattggttttaacggaaactgtaatggtccttTTGgctctctactggtaatttgttgcctccTATTGGTGgtatgttatgtctagtggataccattaaggaccactaatggtaatggttttaatggttagctgatggtttgtaatggtatttgtagtggaaacctttagaatttctgtgatggtttatACTTTTTTTCCAGCAGGGAACACATAACATGggcatgccaaaaaaaaaaaagttgtagcACTTCCAGTGTAGATGTAATTTGGTTGAAGTGTGCGGAAACCACACCCTTTTCAACTCATAACACACTACTTTGCAAGTTTTGCCATTTTGTAGCCACGTATGAAAGCACAGCAAAGCACAACGCACTACAATCCAAGTATAACACAAATCAGTCCTGATGTTTGTAGGAAATAGTTACAAGGGCACTTTTTTAAACTCGACAGTAATTATGGACGCACACAAGCTTTGCCTCTAAGACAGCTGTAACTTTACTTTTCAGGAGATAAACTTCAAGTTCTTCGTGTAAACTAAACTCCACAAGTTCAGAGCAGCTTTACGTCTAACACACCCAGGAGCCCTGCAGTTTTCCACCACCGTCATCACACAGTATCATACTGTAATTAGTCGGATAAGTCGAAAGAGGCTTTCTTTCCACTTgtttttgtcatcttttttgGCACAAGGGATGTTTTtcagtagaaaataaaaaatattaaagtcgCTTTTAGTAGTCTAGTGTGCAATGTTGAGTTAAAAACCGTTATACGCCTATTTATATGCACTAAAAACGAAAACGAAACTATGCCTAGAAAGTaattcatttaaagaaaaaacattttagactgTAAAAAATTTCACTACAAATGGAAAACTTTGAAATGAGAGGAACATTAAAATGCTTTACCTGCGAAGAGCAGCAGTGTTCGTTACGCATCTTCTTTTGTTgtgcagactgtgtgtgtgtgtgtgtgtgtgtatgtgtgtgtgtgtgtgcacgcgcggGAGTGTCTGTCTCAGCTCCCTCAGTTACAGTTACACAGTGATTCTGGGTACATTTACAGCAGACATCCTCTTTAGAGATCTACACTCAGAAGTGAAATTTCACTGCCTTTGGTTCAACACAACTGTCTTGAgtataatgttttgtttttcaggctGAAGTTTttacctggaactgaaatggacttgaAATAGGCAAGATGGATGGAAGCAAGTACAGAGCAGTCCTGCAAGAGAACACACTGGGACGGAGGCTCAGCATGCAACAGGACGACGATCCTAAGCGtactgccaaagctacactggagAACAAAACCAAGAACTGTAGAATGGTCCAGTCGAAACGCAAACCTTAATCCGATTGCGAATTTGTGGCAAGACTTGAAAATTTCCGTTCACATCACCCAAACAGTTATGTATAGGAGAATGCTAAAAATATCACGATCCTGATATGCAAAGCTGATCGAGACATATCTCAtaagacttgcagctgtaatgGCAGCCAAAGGTGGTACTACACcgagggggtgaatacttatgccaCCTAAAAATGTGTCAcaataatgtgtatatatgtgtgtatgtgtgtgtgtgtgtgtgtgtgtgtgtgcgcgttgtaCCTTCAGATGttagacatactgtataaatcAAATAGTAAAAATTCTAGTTAGGCCTATTTCATTTCCCGGTTTTAGCAATACGAAAGGTGAGAACGTTAGAAAataattctaaataataatTCTGACTGTCTGACTTCTGACTGTCGCTCTTCTTGCTATTCTCTGTATTCTTGCTACCCTCTATACTCTGTCAACAGGAAGGGACTATATGACCACAGTTGACCAGATTTTTCTGGCGGTGTGATggaccattctcagcacagtAGTTCCACAGGTAGTGGTATGCTTGtgttggtggtgctggtggAGTTTGGAACAGGAGCAATCATATTAAAAAATCCCTTTTAAATAGCTTAAAATCTGATAATGAATTGAATGCATTTGATATATTTGAGCCCACTTGACACTTGATGGACACCTATTTGACATGTTTTTACAAATCACTTTAATGTGTGATTAAGACCTATTTGACATATTTTAACATGCTACTTTGAGGCTATCTGTTTGACATGTTTTACATCTATCCATTTTTAATGCATCAAAAGTGCCTTAGTGACACGTAATTTATGCTTCATAAGGCATGAAAATCATCTACTGGTGTTTTTGGGTGTGCAGTAAAGGAATAAATTTTGAGGCATTTATGACCCTTTTGGCACTCTTAGTAGAGCACtattactttaatttttttaaattttttttaagatctcaATGTCACTGCTTGGTTAACCAAAAATATCCTGCCAGTGACAACCCTGGGCTGGAAAAATGATAGAAAAGGATGAGTTATAggcttttcttctgttttttttttccgtttggATTACTGAAGCAGAGCAACATGTCACTATCTAGTTAATGCAAAGCAGCACAAAGAGCAGAAATAGCAATGAAATACAGTACTAAGAGAAACAAATTTCCTCTACCCTCTTCACAGAAGGACAAGCTTGAAGGCTGTTTTTATTCCTAATTACTGTGTATGCTATTTTGAGACACTTAAGCCTTAGCTGTCTATATATGTGCATAAGATATAATCAGTAACAGCAAAAACTAAGATACGAATGGAGATAGAATTCCTCGTGACTGTGTGTTGTGGAGTGTCTGGTAAAGCAATCAGGAAACTCTGAATATTGGAGCATCTGTCTGTATACAAGATTGAGTGTGACTGTTAAATGATCAATTATTATGGCTGTAGCTTTTACTCTACATCACAAATTCATAACACATCATGTATACAAGTCCTTTGTTATTGTTAGCCCAgtaatatacactatactatactgcactTTAACTAACAGGCCTACGCCAACAGTCACACTCAATCTTGTATACATGACAAAGCCCCTGCGCTCAAAACAATATCCATAACAACATGctttgccaaagttggtgtggaagaactcaagtggcctgcacagatccatgacctcaaccccactgacaAGCTTTGGGGATGAGCTAGAATGCAAACTGCGGAGCATTTCAGCTCTGACAATGTCAGTGGCTTCGTCTGTACTAAGTACTGTAGTTTCTATTCATTGTACCATGAGTTGATTCCCTCCTTTGTGTATTCCCTCCACACATGCATTGTTTCTTAAGGCAAAGTTGGGCACCAGCAATGTACTCACAACCTTAGGTCAGGGGTTAAAATGAGCTGGAACAATCTGGAATGGCGTTCTGGCACCCTTAGTGATTTGGGGAAGGTAAAAATTGGAGTTTCTGCTTGTACTGGGATGTGATGGACAGCAGGAACAAAACATGCAGTCACTGCATCACAGAAACTATAAGGTCCAATCATGTTTCATGGGCAAAAAATAAGAGCCAATCATATTTCATCTTTAACAGACATTGTCCAGTTTGCTGTACACAGTGTAATCTAATATCAGATGAATGCTGATCACTGAGAGGCAGGAATGTAAACCCTCaaaatcactcaaaaaaaaaaaaacaacagttatGGTGAGTTATCTGTCCATATTCATCTAACTGAACTTAGTTTAGGCAGTAATTCAGGCAGTTTTACCAGATTTTGTATTAATGTAGCTAGCTTGTTGGCAGGGTGAttaggttagctagctattaCATAATGTAATCTGATCTGACGAACACATATTCAATGCTAGATGTGCAAAAACTGCTAGttaagtaaattaattaaaatccaccaaaaaacataaacagtaTTCTACTGCACTGTTTAATGTGCCTTTCATATTATCCTAAACAATTTGCTTAATgttagcctgtgtgtgtgtgtgtgtgtgtagagagaggtCTATGTCTATTAACTGTATGTTAATGGTAAGGCAGGTCACCTGATCGAAAATTTATCTTATCCTGTCTTACAGAGATGGATGAAAAAAGGAGCAAAAAGGAAGCCAactatatttatttgtagctgTTTACTTTGAACTTCTAAAACACCAATTTATTCAAACCAGTTgtaattaaactgtgtgtgagaggtaTCAAGTATGCAGTCTGCTACTATAAatatcacatacagtataacatgAATCACAAACTAGAGCTGGGCATTGGCCAAGGAAGCAGCAGCAGTGCCACGGCCCAGAGTAGCAGCAGCAATGTCCAAGCTTATAGTCAGTTACAGAAGATAATTTGAAAAGGTGCTGGAATATTTCCCAATATGAATACCTCAAGAAAATCTATCCATTTCTGTTTATAGCATATCAAAAAGCTGGGTTGTTTGCAAAGAAGCCACATGCCTTGGTGCACACAGAACAGGATTGCAAAGATACACTTTTTCAAGTGAATGGCAAAACTGTTAGTGACTGTGAGTTAGTGCAAATGGATATACAAAAGTGAAACAACTTgcattattaagaaaaaaaaatacaggaacatAACCTTCTACTGAGCCATAAACTAAAGCCATGAGCAGTCACAATTCTACAAGTGTGCAAGTGAAAAACCACTGGGCGCAAGCTTCCTTAAAGCACAAGAGGAAGCCACTGCATGAACAAAATTCATGTTCAGTACTTCAGCAAAAGTTATAGGccttgtaaaataaaaaaaatgactgtatgGCGTATCAATGGGGTGAGtactacatttttaatgttttctatGCAGAAATACTCAACTCCATCTCAAaggaaatgtgtattttttgacAGCCAGCATTATATCTACTAGGCCTCAGATTACAGTTCTCATTTGATGAGAGCACATCTTTGAGCAAGACAGCATGTTTAACTGTGTATCTGAGATGTGCAATTAACAATTCTGAACCTACAACTTTCTTTCTAGTCCTTGTAGAACCGTCATCCAACAAAGCTGAAGGAATCACTGAAGTATTACTTAACTGTGTACTTGGCTTTCATGGTGCATTCCTTAAAGAATGCTTTGTTGGATTTTGCCCAGATGGAGCTTCAGTAATGCTTgggaaaaatgatgaaaaggaTGTACCCTCATTTAATTGAGTGACAGAGTTTCAGTCATAAGCTTGAGCTATCTGTTGGGGAGCTGCCTTGAGCTGTCTGTTGCTGTCTGTTGCTGTGAAGGCTTGCACTGAAATACATCATTTCAACAGTTTCTTGGGCAAATTATATTGCCTTTACCACCAGTCTCCCAAAAATCAAAGAGATGTAGGTGGTCCTAAAGTCCTTAAGGGCTGTGAACCCAGTGAAGTTTGAGATTAGGTCTCCACTTGGGTAACGGCCAAGTGATTACCAAAATTAATAATACTGCCTAatacccaagaccaaaaaggaagTGAGCCAGTTCTGGGGCTGATAAGATATTATTAGTTAACAGTAAGCTTTAGTTGCTAGGCAACATAGTGGGCAAAAATTAGGGTATTCTGTAGAGAGAACAATACCTTAAGTTTAACAGTCTTTAAAACCTGTAGAATTGATTTATTAATGCAGAATTCAATTATTGTGATGCGGACACAGGTGTGCGTATATCAAGGATTTTACAAACAACTATCTATTTTAGGGTCATTTTCACTTTCCGAAGAAACTACTTGTTTTCACACTTTCGCAAATATGCAGTATACTTTCTGTCCATGAGTGACAAATGCTGGGTGTAAAGTCTTCCCCAGCCTTTGAACATCTACACATAGAGTCATATTTCAAAAGAAGTGTGCGAGTAAAATGTTCTGATGGTTATTAAAATTGCAAAACAATCTACAGCTGTGGAATTTTTTAATGACtttcctctccttctccttcgTTCTGATCTAGATTCCAGGAAATTATATTTTCTCAGATAAGCAGCTTGGACCTTCTTGTCTATATTGGAGAgggaaaatgattttaatagCTTTTGTATAAAGGAAAGTATCACCATGTGCATATAATTTCATCTGACCCTATAACACAGTTTCTGAGTACAGACCACTTTAACTAAATGGCATGGAAACTCATTGAGAAACTGTAGAGGAACTCTGAGAGTATGGGCTGGAATTTGGGGGCAGTTTCTGCTCTGCACTACACAGCCAGGATGCTTATTTGACACGTTCTGTTTCAATAGTATGTGGGGAATTTTCTGATTTCACAAAAAGAAACTGTGCTAAATTTAAAACGAGAGGTCAATGTCATGTTTTAAATTAGTGCTGATAATACTTCTTCTGTTGCCTTGCAGGGAGAATTAAAGTTACTGAGTATTCAATAAGGAAGAAAATAAGTAAGGGAACTAATGTTTAACCACATAATGTGTTTTCACAAATGTAGAGCTGTGACCTTGCACTAAATGTAACAgcaaagtaaaacaaaatgtttttacttaGAGTTTTATTTACTGTCACTCCCTGTCagagttgtggtggatctggagtctatcctgggaacactgggcatgaggtgagaatacaccctggatggaatgccagtccatcacatggcaccatgcacacacactcacacactcattcatagcTAAAGGTAAATTTAGCACAGCCAAtacacctaccagcatgtttttgggaggtgggaggaaaccggagaaccagaggaaacccacgtgaaCACACGCACAggaaaacatgcacagaaacgtctccaggttatgtatgtaaccatggttccccgagggaacgagacgctgcgtcacgaaacgctatgggaatgcccccgcgtgaccgcgctctgaatcatgtgtctaatccgtccaatggatgggcgaaacgtcacgggcggggtgacgtagcgacccggaagcataaaagcccgagcggcgagccccgcgttagcttactggaaaatgaagcaagcgccgcagggacgccggaagtgtggcaccgagacgcagcgtctcgttcc
The genomic region above belongs to Pangasianodon hypophthalmus isolate fPanHyp1 chromosome 6, fPanHyp1.pri, whole genome shotgun sequence and contains:
- the LOC128318507 gene encoding glycosyltransferase family 92 protein F13G3.3-like; protein product: MCPYLRITAFTLITLGLNTAQLMLPAKYRKHVQHRHMWRSLHNHLKRMDPCRTYAHSNLLGEEKKDFPYDFTVCISVMYDYDNVLELVQAMEMFKILGVQKVAIYKTSCHPVTQKVLDYYIGQNFVEIIPWSVASYINVSRGWQKSVSPGELHYFGQIAALNDCVYRYMYQSHYVALQDLDEFILPMNLNNWKELLPELERKYNQEVGFEFENNFFPLSIRHPRPEYSPDSWKKVMGVNILEYVYRLNNDPTKFNDFKVIVNPRLVFKTMVHGFLQSIKGSVRVDHEIARMYHLRNVTRKDVITHYHIRDTRLRDYAYRLMPAVSEVLQKALDIY